A single genomic interval of Spirosoma linguale DSM 74 harbors:
- a CDS encoding transcriptional regulator, AraC family (PFAM: helix-turn-helix- domain containing protein AraC type~SMART: Helix-turn-helix, AraC domain~KEGG: scl:sce6224 AraC family transcriptional regulator): protein MKDSSHTYHFSSISQLLKHGGHRPPLHPLIALIDYSKTGFDVLKTGEKIILDFYKVSFKKDFKGRVRYGQGSYDFEEGGLAFLKPNQVVFTSDDSSQYEGYALYVHPDFLRGYPLSKSIHRYGFFSYAVNEALFLSAKEKEIVSHLFDAIQSELETNIDAFSQDVLVSQLEVLLNYSHRFYNRQFLTRKAVNHDILSSMDNLLDQYFEERKGHQTGLPSVQYVSLQLDVSARYLSDMLRSLTGQTTQQYIQQAVIERSKDLLSAGPLSIAEIAYQLGFEHPQSFSKLFKRKTNFSPLEFRRSFS from the coding sequence ATGAAAGATAGTAGCCATACATACCATTTTAGCAGTATTTCCCAACTCCTGAAGCATGGGGGACATCGTCCACCTTTACATCCTTTGATTGCGCTAATCGATTATAGCAAGACTGGTTTTGACGTCTTAAAAACAGGCGAGAAAATTATACTTGACTTTTATAAAGTGTCTTTTAAAAAGGACTTTAAAGGTCGGGTGAGGTACGGGCAAGGCTCTTATGATTTTGAGGAAGGGGGCCTTGCTTTTTTAAAGCCAAACCAGGTTGTTTTTACTTCTGATGATAGTAGCCAGTACGAAGGCTATGCGCTATATGTTCATCCTGACTTTCTTAGAGGCTATCCCTTAAGCAAGTCCATCCACCGCTATGGTTTTTTCTCCTATGCCGTTAATGAAGCACTTTTCTTGTCGGCAAAGGAAAAAGAGATCGTCAGCCACCTGTTTGATGCCATACAAAGCGAACTGGAAACCAATATAGATGCATTCAGTCAGGATGTATTGGTATCACAGCTCGAGGTGTTGCTCAACTATAGCCACCGCTTTTACAATCGACAGTTTCTTACGCGAAAGGCAGTAAACCACGATATCCTCTCGTCAATGGACAACTTGCTGGATCAGTATTTTGAGGAGCGCAAAGGCCATCAAACCGGTTTACCATCGGTGCAGTACGTCAGCTTACAGCTCGATGTATCTGCTCGTTACCTGAGCGACATGCTTCGTTCGCTCACGGGGCAGACTACGCAGCAGTATATTCAACAGGCGGTTATCGAAAGGTCGAAAGATTTATTAAGTGCTGGCCCCCTTTCCATTGCCGAAATCGCTTATCAACTTGGGTTTGAGCACCCGCAGTCGTTCAGCAAGCTCTTTAAGAGGAAGACCAACTTCTCTCCGCTAGAATTTAGGCGATCGTTCAGTTAG
- a CDS encoding transcriptional regulator, AraC family (PFAM: helix-turn-helix- domain containing protein AraC type~SMART: Helix-turn-helix, AraC domain~KEGG: shl:Shal_1407 AraC family transcriptional regulator), protein MTDDLGTGITIEKIAFQQLPPIDNADTGEEDRLAHRHNTHTFHLLQQGTVAIDIDFQHYNMEPSSIIYIHPHQVHRTTALSEITVVSLAITNENLNPEYLNLLESMAPVKPLLLPSESFTLLDQAVSLCLNVFGRKADKLYHSLLKDACNALVALILSVYLEQTQSTSKLSRFELITQAFREHLERNYTTVKRPADYAQKLNITTAYLNECVKHTTGYSVSQQIQQRIILEAKRLLYHSDQSVKEIAAELGYDDYPYFCRLFTKSTGMSALAFRTKNHY, encoded by the coding sequence ATGACTGACGATCTGGGCACAGGGATTACCATTGAAAAAATAGCCTTTCAGCAGTTACCTCCCATCGATAATGCAGATACCGGTGAAGAAGATCGGTTAGCCCACCGACACAACACGCATACATTTCACCTGCTCCAACAAGGAACCGTAGCAATTGACATTGATTTCCAACACTACAACATGGAGCCCTCCTCGATTATCTACATTCACCCTCATCAGGTACATCGTACAACAGCTCTTAGCGAAATAACCGTTGTGAGTCTGGCAATAACAAACGAAAATTTGAACCCCGAATACCTGAACCTGCTGGAAAGTATGGCCCCCGTGAAACCCTTACTCTTGCCCTCCGAATCGTTCACCCTCCTTGACCAAGCCGTATCCCTTTGCCTGAATGTGTTTGGGAGAAAAGCCGATAAACTGTATCATTCCCTGCTGAAAGATGCTTGCAACGCCCTGGTAGCCCTCATTTTATCAGTCTATTTAGAACAAACCCAATCGACCAGTAAGCTATCACGGTTTGAACTGATCACTCAGGCGTTCAGAGAGCACCTGGAGCGAAACTATACGACAGTCAAACGTCCAGCCGACTACGCCCAGAAACTAAATATAACGACTGCTTACCTCAACGAATGTGTTAAACACACCACTGGCTATTCGGTTTCTCAGCAGATACAGCAACGAATCATTCTGGAAGCCAAGCGGCTGCTCTACCATTCCGATCAATCGGTGAAAGAAATTGCCGCTGAGTTAGGCTACGACGATTACCCGTATTTCTGCCGGCTCTTTACCAAATCGACCGGCATGAGTGCTTTAGCCTTTCGAACGAAAAACCATTATTAG
- a CDS encoding monooxygenase FAD-binding protein (PFAM: monooxygenase FAD-binding~KEGG: cak:Caul_0549 monooxygenase FAD-binding), which produces MFLCAMKKIANTMDFIQGKDVLVSGASIAGLSAAWWMNQLGYRVTVVEMAPQPRVHGAAVDFKGDTITVLKRMGLYEPLTKHRLHVDLVEFKNADDLTESSIQLDDKASDELEIERDAFIGILFNTLKNQVTFLFNDSITALDEIEQEIVVHFKQGSPRSFDLVLGCDGVHSGVRRLWFGEEATYAHFLNAYGSLTILPKLLINQSTMQLYRVPGKSITLNAYNDKTDVIFSFVSDTEIAYDYRNKEQQRQLILDQFAGQSWRTAELLQEVQQSDNFYFVDFYQIKMPFWSKGRVALVGDAAYCASPASGMGGSLAVSGAAALADALQKHDGNYALAFRDYNTNFRPFIESVQAEAQQNLSTVFLPRTEAGIQQGNAQTTPFYG; this is translated from the coding sequence ATGTTCCTTTGTGCCATGAAGAAAATCGCCAACACAATGGACTTTATACAAGGAAAAGACGTGCTCGTTTCAGGAGCCAGTATAGCCGGCCTTAGCGCTGCCTGGTGGATGAATCAGTTAGGCTATCGGGTAACGGTGGTCGAAATGGCCCCGCAACCCCGTGTTCATGGGGCGGCCGTTGATTTTAAAGGCGATACCATAACCGTTTTGAAACGCATGGGTCTGTATGAGCCGTTGACAAAACACCGCTTACACGTCGACTTGGTGGAGTTTAAGAATGCCGACGATCTGACGGAGAGCTCGATACAGCTAGACGACAAAGCCTCTGATGAGCTAGAGATCGAGCGAGATGCCTTTATCGGTATTTTATTCAATACGTTGAAAAACCAGGTTACCTTTTTGTTTAACGACAGCATTACAGCCCTTGACGAGATTGAGCAAGAAATTGTTGTGCACTTCAAACAGGGCTCACCACGCTCTTTTGATTTGGTGCTGGGCTGCGATGGGGTTCACTCAGGGGTAAGAAGGCTTTGGTTTGGTGAGGAAGCTACGTATGCCCATTTTTTGAATGCATATGGCTCGCTCACTATTTTGCCTAAGTTGCTGATTAACCAAAGCACGATGCAGCTGTACCGAGTGCCGGGTAAGTCCATTACCCTCAATGCCTACAATGATAAGACGGATGTTATATTCAGTTTCGTTTCAGACACTGAAATTGCTTATGATTATCGCAATAAGGAGCAGCAAAGACAGCTGATTCTTGACCAGTTTGCCGGGCAAAGCTGGCGTACGGCCGAACTGTTGCAAGAAGTGCAGCAGTCGGATAACTTCTACTTTGTTGACTTCTATCAGATCAAAATGCCGTTCTGGTCAAAAGGTAGAGTGGCCTTAGTGGGTGATGCGGCCTATTGTGCTTCTCCGGCTTCGGGTATGGGCGGTTCACTGGCTGTAAGCGGTGCTGCGGCCTTGGCCGACGCTTTGCAAAAACACGATGGTAACTATGCATTAGCCTTCAGGGATTATAACACGAACTTTCGTCCGTTTATTGAAAGTGTGCAGGCTGAAGCACAACAAAACCTGAGCACGGTTTTTCTTCCCCGAACCGAAGCAGGTATTCAGCAAGGTAATGCACAAACAACCCCTTTTTATGGGTAG
- a CDS encoding conserved hypothetical protein (PFAM: conserved hypothetical protein~KEGG: tbd:Tbd_1342 hypothetical protein) gives MAFATLPPQTAVYTPYTLIDKSRQGMMRSEADQVAQLASLTDVELARILNMSIRNLHRLKAEDKLTRDASERLLLLTNLLRHGLDVFDEDAQTLAEWLRSPIRELNTQSPLSLLDTTTGFGLVDDVLGRIEHGIVG, from the coding sequence ATGGCATTCGCAACACTCCCTCCACAAACAGCGGTATATACCCCCTACACCCTGATTGATAAATCCCGTCAGGGCATGATGCGCTCAGAGGCCGATCAGGTAGCTCAGTTAGCCAGCTTGACCGATGTTGAACTGGCTCGCATTTTGAACATGTCGATTCGAAACCTGCACCGGCTCAAAGCCGAGGATAAATTGACCCGGGATGCCTCCGAGCGGCTTCTCTTACTGACCAATCTGTTACGACATGGTTTGGACGTCTTCGATGAGGATGCCCAGACCCTGGCCGAGTGGCTTCGTTCTCCTATTCGGGAACTCAATACCCAATCGCCCTTATCTCTGCTCGATACAACCACCGGGTTTGGGCTAGTGGACGATGTGTTGGGCCGCATCGAGCACGGTATTGTCGGCTAA
- a CDS encoding RES domain protein (PFAM: RES domain protein~KEGG: bac:BamMC406_5847 RES domain-containing protein), which translates to MCWAASSTVLSANYPALWMLTVYRTVKAKYIDEPLATEGARLFGGRWNPKGYPLLYTTSSPALALVESLVHQPRVQYDKLPKLFLFTLEVPDDSLTTWSLEDLPTYWNEESYERTQWLLRNWLDEPSTLVAAVPSVVVPMSYNYLLHPSHRAFNQIRVIEQAPFPIERRLWQSDTP; encoded by the coding sequence ATGTGTTGGGCCGCATCGAGCACGGTATTGTCGGCTAATTACCCTGCTCTCTGGATGTTAACTGTTTACCGAACCGTCAAAGCAAAGTACATCGACGAACCCTTAGCCACCGAAGGCGCGCGGCTGTTTGGGGGCCGGTGGAACCCGAAAGGCTACCCCTTGCTTTATACTACCTCCTCCCCGGCCTTAGCCTTGGTCGAATCGTTGGTACACCAACCTCGAGTCCAGTACGACAAGTTACCCAAGCTCTTTCTATTTACCCTAGAGGTGCCTGATGACTCGTTAACCACTTGGTCGCTGGAGGACTTGCCGACTTACTGGAACGAAGAGAGTTATGAACGAACCCAGTGGCTGTTGAGGAATTGGCTGGATGAGCCCAGCACGCTAGTGGCGGCAGTGCCCTCGGTGGTAGTGCCGATGTCTTACAACTATTTGCTTCATCCTTCTCATCGGGCTTTTAACCAGATACGGGTTATCGAACAAGCGCCTTTTCCGATTGAACGTCGGCTCTGGCAGTCGGATACTCCTTGA
- a CDS encoding IstB domain protein ATP-binding protein (PFAM: IstB domain protein ATP-binding protein~KEGG: tau:Tola_2684 IstB domain protein ATP-binding protein) codes for MNNQATLDRLRDLKLVGMYQAFETLLRLPLHQQPPADELLAQLTEAEHEYRQHRRTQMAIRAARFRYQASLEELHYGPGRNLDKTLVLRLADCRFIDRAENIFLTGSTGCGKSYVASALGYQACQLGYRVGYHNLIRLIQRLQLAKADGSYQREMSRLERQHLLILDDWGLQPLDQNGRLALLQIMEDRHGKAATIITSQLPVSKWHEYIDDPTLADAILDRLTHKAHRMELKGESMRRKQSLAAEK; via the coding sequence ATGAATAACCAAGCGACACTTGACCGACTACGGGACCTTAAACTGGTGGGCATGTATCAGGCCTTCGAGACCCTGCTTCGCCTACCCCTTCACCAGCAACCGCCTGCCGACGAACTGCTGGCCCAGCTTACTGAAGCTGAACATGAGTACCGTCAACACCGACGCACCCAGATGGCCATCCGGGCGGCCCGCTTTCGCTATCAGGCCTCGCTGGAAGAGTTGCACTACGGCCCTGGCCGCAACCTGGATAAGACGCTGGTGCTTCGTTTGGCCGACTGCCGCTTCATCGATCGAGCCGAGAATATCTTCCTGACGGGATCAACTGGCTGCGGCAAAAGTTACGTGGCTTCGGCCCTGGGCTATCAGGCCTGTCAGCTGGGGTATCGGGTGGGTTATCACAATCTGATCCGGCTCATACAGCGACTGCAACTGGCTAAAGCCGACGGCTCCTACCAGCGGGAGATGAGTCGTCTGGAGCGGCAACACCTGCTCATTCTGGATGACTGGGGCTTACAACCCCTTGATCAGAATGGCCGATTGGCCCTGTTACAGATCATGGAGGACCGGCATGGCAAGGCCGCTACGATCATCACCTCGCAACTGCCGGTGAGTAAATGGCACGAATACATCGACGATCCTACCTTGGCCGATGCCATCCTGGACCGGCTAACTCACAAGGCTCATCGGATGGAGTTGAAGGGTGAATCGATGCGACGCAAGCAAAGTCTTGCGGCTGAGAAATAA
- a CDS encoding Integrase catalytic region (PFAM: Integrase catalytic region~KEGG: maq:Maqu_3180 integrase catalytic subunit), translated as MANQRLPMHLLRQILLLQQQHKSIRDIARSLGLARNTVRGYLRMLPDPATLSLPQLSDQQLDELVQSRPPAPSPDAPLTILQQRFAQIDRELTRPGVTRYSLWLDYKAEHPNGYQYTQFCHYYQLWSQRQQTSMHIEHKAGDKLFVDFAGKRLSLVDQTTGEVRPVEFFVAVLGCSQLTYAQVVATQRKEDFITALQNALHYFGGVPAAIVPDNLKAAVIRSDRYEPQINETLADFALHYQTTILPARSGKPRDKALVEGAVNILYRRIYAPLRNEVFHRLDDLNAAIRPLLDAHNQMRFQNRGHSRQSQFEERERMHLMGLPNTAYLIKHYAGSRVQKNGHVLLSEDKHYYSVPYRYIGQWVRLIYTASSVEVYCQHQRIATHQRLQGQYHYSTLKEHLPPAHQWISDWSPETFVRRADRIGPQTRQAVEAILTSRAHPEQAYKSCQGVLSLEKKVGRERLERACQRALCYQSVSYKVIRSIIERGLDTLSDASPVSSVPSHENIRGASAYQ; from the coding sequence ATGGCCAACCAGCGTCTTCCTATGCACCTACTCCGTCAGATTCTGCTTCTCCAGCAGCAACATAAGTCTATCCGGGATATTGCCCGTTCGCTAGGCCTGGCTCGCAATACCGTCCGGGGCTACCTGCGCATGCTTCCCGATCCGGCAACGCTTTCCCTCCCGCAACTCTCCGACCAACAGTTGGATGAGCTGGTACAAAGTCGTCCGCCTGCGCCCTCACCCGACGCCCCCCTAACTATTCTTCAACAACGATTCGCTCAGATTGACCGCGAACTGACCCGACCCGGCGTTACCCGGTATAGTCTTTGGCTGGATTACAAAGCCGAACATCCCAACGGCTATCAGTATACGCAGTTCTGCCACTATTATCAGCTTTGGAGCCAGCGGCAGCAGACCAGCATGCACATTGAGCACAAAGCGGGCGACAAACTCTTCGTCGACTTTGCGGGCAAGCGGCTCTCGCTGGTCGACCAGACAACAGGGGAGGTTAGGCCGGTCGAGTTCTTCGTGGCCGTGCTGGGTTGCAGTCAGCTCACTTACGCCCAGGTAGTGGCTACTCAGCGCAAGGAGGACTTCATCACCGCCCTGCAAAACGCCCTGCATTACTTCGGGGGCGTACCAGCGGCCATCGTGCCCGATAACCTCAAAGCGGCTGTGATTCGCTCGGATCGCTATGAACCCCAGATCAATGAGACGCTGGCTGACTTTGCGCTCCATTATCAAACGACGATCCTGCCGGCCCGGAGCGGTAAGCCCCGCGACAAAGCTCTGGTCGAAGGAGCCGTCAACATCCTCTATCGACGCATCTACGCTCCCCTGCGCAATGAGGTCTTTCATCGACTTGACGATCTCAATGCGGCTATCCGCCCCTTACTCGACGCCCACAACCAAATGCGCTTTCAGAACCGGGGCCATAGTCGGCAGTCGCAGTTCGAGGAGCGGGAGCGAATGCACTTGATGGGGTTGCCCAACACGGCTTATCTCATCAAACACTATGCGGGGAGCCGGGTTCAGAAAAACGGCCATGTACTGCTGTCAGAAGACAAGCATTATTACAGCGTACCCTATCGCTACATCGGCCAGTGGGTACGGCTGATCTACACGGCGTCAAGCGTTGAAGTCTACTGCCAGCACCAGCGTATTGCGACTCACCAGCGATTACAGGGACAGTACCATTACTCGACACTCAAAGAGCATTTGCCCCCAGCCCATCAGTGGATCAGTGACTGGAGCCCGGAGACGTTCGTCCGTCGGGCCGACCGCATTGGCCCCCAAACCCGGCAGGCCGTCGAAGCCATCCTAACGAGCCGGGCGCATCCCGAACAGGCTTATAAGTCGTGCCAGGGTGTACTAAGTCTGGAAAAGAAAGTGGGTAGAGAACGTCTGGAGCGGGCCTGCCAACGGGCGTTGTGCTACCAGAGCGTGAGCTACAAAGTCATCCGATCCATCATCGAACGCGGGCTGGATACGCTCTCCGATGCCAGTCCTGTCAGCTCAGTACCCAGCCATGAAAACATCCGGGGCGCATCAGCCTACCAGTAA